A segment of the Amia ocellicauda isolate fAmiCal2 chromosome 5, fAmiCal2.hap1, whole genome shotgun sequence genome:
agagagagagatagagtgtgtttttgtgtgtgagtgagataggtgtgtgtgtgtgtgtgtgtgtgtgagagatagtgtgtgtgtgttttttgtgtgtgagagagagatagtgtgtgtgtgtttgtgatagtgtgttttttgtgtgtgagatagtgtgtgtgttttttgtgtgtgagagatagtgtgtgtgtgttttttgtgtgtgagagatagtgtgtgagagatagtgtgtgtgtgtttgtgatagtgtgtgtgtgtgttttttgtgtgtgagagatagtgtgtgtgtgtttgtgatagtgtgtgtgtgtgttttttgtgtgtgagagatagtgtgtgtgtgtgtctgtgtgtgtgtgttttgtgtgtgagagatagtgtgtgtgtgtgtgtgtgtgagagagagagtcgcGCTGTCCTGTTGGGTGTCTGATCCCACACTCAGCCTCCCCCAGGAGAGCGACTCGGGCTCAGCAGCGGCCGGGTCTCGGCTTAAAGGGGAAACGGGTTCGAGGCGTCGAAAGGGTTAAAGCCATTAGCGCcccataatcatcatcatcatcatcatcataatgatCTCCCGGGTCAGGAGCGGCTCAGTTTCTGTGTTCAAATCCAGAGCACAACACAACCCGCAACACACACGAGCATTGTGCTAAGAGCCGTCCGCAACTCACCATAATAGTGGTTAATCattgaattattattagtttcactactgattaataataataataataataataataataagtcgtATATATTATCGGGCGTAAATATACACAATGTGACACAAAGCAGCGCAGGTTCTAGAGGGTTCCCTGGGGACTCGACTGTCGCACATTTTTCGgcttgagtgtgtgtgtgacagtgtgttagtgtgtgtgtgtcagtgtgtgacagtgtgttagtgtgtgtatgtcagtgtgtgacagtgtgttagtgtgtgtatgtgtgtgttgtggaaaGGCGCTCTGACAGACAGGTGCGCTGTCTGCGATGTCCCGCgggagacaggacagaagagcGGTGCAGCGGCGCCATCTAGCGGCAGACGGAGACTGAACCAGTGAATGAATAAATCGATAGGGTGAGAGAGTGAGCAGCGCCGGCGTCACAGCAAGCGTGTCAGTAGGTCAGGTCAGACACAGCAGGTGTGTTcgtgttcaggatggtgtgtCAGTTACTGTCAGTCTAAGTAATTATTATTGGTCCTACATTGTGGTACAACCAAGGTAACGTACAGTGTACCACAGTCAAACATGGTCAAATATGATAGTGGTGTGGACCAGCATGGTACAAATCTGgtccagtacaacacacacacacacacacacgggctggAGACTGCTctgctgtgccacacacacgcCCCAGGGCCGCACACTTACGACACGCTTTGCTCCCATATGACGTGTTCTGCTGCCATACGACACGTTTCTGTCTCGCATGACTTTCTCGTGCTCCTGTATGACGTTGCTCGGTCACATATGACAGGGTTCAATCCCGCACGCCATAGTTTGGTCAGAATGTTGTGAAGCTCCTGTTGGGTCAGACGGGTCTGACAGCAGGACAGGAGACAGAACACACCCCTGCCAATGGACCGCCGATCTCCTCGACACTTCAGAGGCAGAACCCACGGAAAGGAGTTTTCTTTTCGTTTCCACGTCAAGGGTCATAGAGACAGAAATGTGAACACAATCAAATCCAACGGACAGTGAGACGCACAGCACTCCACTTCTGAAACAATATCCTGTAACTCaatcaacacacaacacacaacaccgcCCAGGGCTCCTCACCGCCGCTGCCCACGCACCTGCAGCTGAACCCAGGAAATCATcagttaatacaacacacaacaaacaggcagacacgcagacacacacaagcacgtgcacacgcacacactcaggCAGGAGCGGCTCGTGTCTGTTGGAACTGTTTATTTATGCTGCTACACTGAACATCCGACACAAAGAGAAGCAGAGACAAGATTTGATTCCCCAACACCCAGGAACACCCGGACAGACGGACGGACAGACGGACAGGCGGACAGACAGGTAGGTCCTGGAATCAATGTGCGTGTGTCTAGGAGTCGTTGACGGACATGTTCTCCACTTGGTTCTGGAGGCCCGGGTCCACCAAGCCCTGCTGTTTCTTCTTGCCTCCATCCTGCTGCTTCTTCTGCTTCTTGGACAGCTCCTGATCGATGGGCGCCGGCTTCACGAACCGGATCATCTCTGTCAGGCCTGTGGGCGGAGAGACAGGGGcctcacacactgagacacaggggCCCTGGGCCCTCACTTACAAAGACATGGGGATCAGGGATTTTGAATTTTGAACGGCTGCACACTGACGCACTGTTTCACAGCGAACACGAGTTCTGGCCTTTTGACTCTGTATTCCAGAACTCTAAGCTCCACTGGCACTGAAATGCTGGAGAACTGCAGGTAACGCCTGCCATCTTTTTTCCTGATGCCCCCATTCACGCTGGCTATGAATGCCGGACAATTGCCGGCGAGGATCCGTTCACACAAAAGACAGAGATCCGGCAAGAGCGCTGTGGCCATGGGAGCGAGACGCTGCAGAAGCCGGTGGGTCCGGAGAGCAGACCCGAACCGGCACTCTGCACGTGTCTGTAGTTCCATCATTTCCCCGTTTTGCCAGTTCAGGACGCCGGTTCGGTTCGCACTCACTACCAAGAACTAGTCAGAAGGGACACACAAACGATGCGTCAGTCCAGGACCACAGAACCAGTGAGCCCAGTGTGAGACTCGGCTCTCTCGTGGTCGCGTGACGAGAGGCGTGGTGTGGGTCTTGACAAACTGCAGCACATCAACTAGATACATGAGAAAAGCATGACATGACTGTGCGTATCTATATGTCCCAAAGTCTGGGTGTGCAGATCGGAAATGGACTGATTactcaaaacaacttattttacttttcattttttaaagtttgacattactgccttaAACTCGTAACAAACCACCGTCAGTGTCCCTGTCATGCAGCCTAAAGGCTCGTTCACATGAGAGCTTCGCTTCGTATTCAGTGCGGTTTGGTTCTTTTGGAGCAGAGTGCGAACAACATGTTGCGATTGGCAAACGAACCGAACTGAGACAACGAAAGAGCTGGTCTCGGTCCGTCTGGCAAAAGAACCGAGTTCGGTTCGCTTGAGAAACATGAACATGACACTGGAGGGTCTCGGTTCTTTTTCAGAAAGAAACCGAACTCCACATTTCACCCGATGGCGTGTAGTTCTGACTGCACAGCAGCAGTGCAGATAGCACGCGCGTTTGTATTCCTGTTAACGGTAACATCAGAGATCTGACAGCAACTGGGCACTGGGCTCATTACATCCACCAAGGCTGATACAAAGCTCTCTCATTGTTTTCTAAATggaaaataatgcaaattaaagttaacatgtaTACATCAGTGCGTACAATGTTATTGTACTTATTGTGGggcttatttgtacttttgtttgtgtaaGAAGTAACTGCTGTAAAAACCCTTCATTCATGCACTGTGTAAAGTAGCACTCTGTTTAAAGGTATGGCAGCAGCAGTAACATCCTCCAGCTGGATATTTAGGGGACGTCAcactgttattgtatatttctaTATAGGCAAACAATCCCCATTCAGCAGCGCAATGCTGATTATAATATCCACACATATAGCAGCTATTGTTGTGTTCAgtaattgtgtacagtgtgtttaaatattggTGCGCTCATGATACAGTCGTCACAGATCGTGAAACTGAATTGCTTTGCCGCTCACATCTGCGCACATCCTGCACCTGAACGCACCCGTGCATTACTCGGTTCTATCAGAGGTAGACTGTCACACGTTAGACTTCTGCATGTAGTAACTTTATTGCCGTCACGCGTGTTTGTTATTGTATGCTAtcttatgctgccatttcttatgcactaatcatgtcaaatgtaaatgttttattaatacaaaacgaACCAAGCTCCccgattattgcaatatgaacacaagtgactcgagtcctgagaaaacacagaAGTTTCCAAACGAGTCCAGACGAGTGTGAACAGCCAGCACGCTGATACACTGTTTCACAGAAATGGACCGAACCAATGTCACTTGAGACGAGCCCAGTGTGAAGCGCAACACGTTTGCCGGTACAGAGATGCtgtataccaataaatcatgcaaaatatatcatctgacatgtgtgacaacagttagcattacatatgccaacCTGTTCATCAATAACAATTGCTGCGATATTATATTATTCtcaacctccgccatttctaacGACCCAGTCAAAGGGCGTAACCTTGTCGTGTTGTGGTCACATaaatgcgcccctattctgattggttacgtcaGTCAGCTGACGCACTTGGCATGACGCTGAATTTGCcggcaatcattttcctgcttcattcacacagacacgttGCAATTAGACTAGGACCCTTGCCGGAAAATTGCAGGCAACAATTTGCCAGCAATGACCCATTTACACAGACCTTCccggcaacaaaatgccaccaaattgCTGGCAATTGTTTCGTtgtgaatggggttttagaTCTGAAAATATAATGACTGTGGCCAGGGTTAAAGTGCAGACTGTCAACTTTAATTGATGGTACTGAAGTCTGTTCcaactctcactcacacaccgcTCACCTGGGGGCATGAAGCAGCGCAGTTTCTCGGGGATGACCACACCCTCCTCTGTCTGGTAGTTCTCCAGGATGGCACAGATCACACGCGTGGTGGCACACATGGTGGCATTCAGCATGTGGACAAACTCCGCCTGGGGACAGACAGCATTTCacccagtgtgtcagtcagtcagtcagtgtgtcagtcagtcagggtctcagtcagtcagttttgcCCCAGGCTGCCCTGTCCTGCCCTGGTCTCACCTTGTCCATCATCTTCTTGGTCTGGCCATAGCGGATGCGCAGGCGCCGAGCCTGGTAGTCGGTGCAGTTggagcaggagacgagctcacGAAACGCCCCCGACCCGGGGAACCAGGCCTCCAGGTCCAGCTTCTTACTGGCAGCGTGGTTCAGAGAGCCTGCGCACACAACTgatacactgatacacacaatgctatacaacacactgacacagcaacACAttactatacaacacaacacactgatacacacagcaACACTACACACTGATACGCACTATTACACACTACAACActtcacacagatgcacaccACTGATACACACAGATAAAGCAACACAGATAAAGCAACACAGATAAAGCAACACAGATAAAGCAACAGATAAAGCAACAGATAAAGCAacacagcaggcaggcaggcaggcaggcaggcaggcaggcaggcccaCCTGAGACGATGTTGACGATGCGGTAGGGGATGCCCAGCGACTGGTAGAACTCCTCCGCTGTGCCGATCATCTCGTCCATCATCTCCCAGGACTTGTTGTCGTGCGGAGAGGCGTAAACAAACTGCTCGATCTGATCAACACAACCAACCAATCAGACACAGCCAGGCCAATCGGGAAGGCAGTCAACGCCACTTCCACTGAGAGGAGGGGCTACAGTGAGAGATCAGCCGTGGAAGGAGGAgaacagtcacacagacgcaccTTCTCGAACTGGTGCACCCTGAAGATTCCGCGCGTGTCGCGCCCGTGGGAGCCCACCTCCTGGCGGAAGCAGGTGGACAGGCCGGCGTAGCGCAGGGGCAGGTCCTCGGGCCGCAGCCACTCATCCCGCAGGAAGGCGGCGATCGGCTGCTCCGACGTGGCGATCAGGTACTTCTCGTCCACAGTGGCGTCCTCGGCCCGCTCGCTGCCCTTCCCGATCACCTGTGGGGCAGAGCGTCAGTCAGTCCGTCAGGGCGTGAGtccgtcagtcagtcagtgagtccgtcagtcagtcagtcagtgagtccgtcagtcagtcagtcagtgagtccgTCAGTCAGTGAGAATCTGAGGGTTTCAGTCCGTCAGTGAGGGTGTGAGTCCGTCAGTGAGTGAgcttgtcagtcagtcagtgtgtccgtGTATCATCAGTGGGTGTGCCCAGTGCGTCTCTGGCACCTTGTACAGCTCCTCGTCGAACTGGCTGAGCTGGGCGACCTCCTGCATGACCTCCTTCCTCATGAAGAAGGGTGTGTAGAGGGGTGTGTAGCCCTTGCCGTGCAGCATCTGCAGCGCGTAGTTGATCAGCGCCTGCTCCAGGAACACCAGCGCCCCctgcagcacaacacacacaatgacaaccAGGCACCACTGAGTAACCCTGCAGGAACGCGAACCCAACTGGAAATCTAACGAGACTGAGAATCTGAAACcctcacaccaacacacacacacatacacacacaacaaagaCATCATAACAAcactactgtgtgtgtgtgagagagagtttgTGTGGAGATGTGTGTAGTTTGTGTCCGTGTGCCCGTCAGTGGTATGTAGGCCGAGGCTGAAGCAGGGGTCTTGCCTTGAGGAAGTAGCCCCGGCTGCCCGCCACCACGGCCCCCTTCTCGCCCTCGTAACCGTCCACCATCACCACCAGGTCCACGTGGGAGTACTTCTTCTGCACTGAGCAGTCACCCCAGGTGCGCTCCACCTTGTTGTCATTGtcctgagtgagagagagagagagagagagagagagagagagaggggagggggggggagggagagagggtcaGACCTTCATCTCTATCCTCACTAAAGGGAACGCAGTAATGTGACACAGTGCCCCCCCACCTCGTCATTGCTGATGGGCACGCTCGGGTGCAGCAGGTTTCCGATCTCACGCAGGAACTCGAACCTCTGCCCCTCCAGGCACAGCCGCTCCGCGTCCCCCTCTGCGATGGCCTCATCCACCAGCACACGCACACGCTTGATCTGCGTCACACTCAGAGCCTGGGGGCGAGCAACACGCAAGTGAGTCAACACAACGCACTGCGCCGGGCCCAGGGTGTGGAGCACAGAGGGGCGCACTGTCCACAGTGACTGCACTAGTGCTGCACAGGACATCGCAAATCGAGACTAAGAAACAAAACTGTTCAATACTAGAATCTGTGTTACAGTCAGATGCGCCTTGCGATCGAGAGAATCACGTCGTTTCTCTGAACCGGCCAGATTGAGTTTTTATAGGTGCTTaactcagacattcagtttacaATGTATCTACAAGCACATATGTGTAGATTAGTATCTAATCATAACTGTGCTCATATGTTTTTACATTAGCAATTGTAGATGACAATAACACTAGAAACAGATCTCCAGTTTCTGTCTTTCTGACCCACACAACAAGTGCAACCAGgagagaatataataataactgtgCTTACATGAATTTACATGCTTACTGTaaacacaatacagacaacAAACACGTATTGATTACAAACAATCGCTAGAATCTATCCAGACTCGCACAGCATTAAACACACCAGCAAACAAGCGCAAGAGAGAGATAGGGTTCATGTTGCGCAGATACCCGCAGctgtgcgcagatctgcagagtcTCACCAATCTCACTGCACCTGCTCTACATGAAAGTGTCCAAAGACACACAGATGCCATTCAGCACTcgcacaaagcaaaacaaacacacacataaaccgAGCTTCTGAAAGGACTTTCACCACAACGGACACAGTGTCATGTGGATTGGGCAGGGGGCCGTGTGTTCTCCTGCCCCTGTCGCTCTCACACTCACCGCCAGCACCTCGGCCGTCAGCCCCTCCAGACTCTGCACCTCCGCAGGCAGAGAGTCGTCATCACCCACCGGCTCCTTcttctgcagagagagagagagagagagagagagagagagagagagagagagagagagagagagaggcacagagagagagtcagagagaaacacagaaagagagacaatGTGGGGACAATGTAGGGACAGTGTGGACAGTGGATGGACAGCCTGCAACCGCACGGGCCCACTGCTACAGGGAGTGGGGGCAGCCACACAGCCCATAGTCTGGTATAGGATCAGTGCATCAGAGGGGGGGCAGTGTTAGAGCTGCTTTCTAAGGTGGGGGGGACTTTACTGGGAATAAGGAACGTTTTATCAATGTCTTGTTATTTCTCAAATATTATTACGATTATTTACTATGATATATATTAGTTTTATGTATTGGAATGTACCTAATCATaccattttcaattattttctttctattaatttaattatttgaatgtgTAATCTATGTATTCTtattctattttttgttttactttattttctataaatctatattttcctgtttatatgtatcaattctatcacatgctttggcaatacttgtatacaaatgtcatgccaataaatcTTGCATTGAattgagtgacagagagagagagagagagagagagagagagagagagagagacacacacagagtcagagagacaggcagacagacagacacagacagagcgcCCCAGTCGGACCTTCATCTTCTCTCCGATGGTCTTGCTGCACAGGTTCTTCATCTTGTTCAGGTTGTCTGCGCGGAACCGGCCTGGGGGGGAGAGACAAGGTGAGTCTCCTGCTGCAGGCAGCACAAGAGCACAGGCAGGACCCCCGTAACGGAGAGCTGCAGCTGTGGGGTTGAGGCCCGGCTGCACGCCGCTCTGCCTGCAGTTTCACTTCTGTTTCTGCCTACACTCGCTTAAATAGGGACGCACGACCGTTAACTCCAGGGTGTCAAGGCAATGTGAAGACTGGTCTGtgtcaacagagagagagaggcagagttGTGTCTATATGTAATTGCTTTGGCAAAACTACAAATGTTTGTCACATACATAAAGCACCATTTGAATGAGAGAGGTGGCGACTTGGCCCACAGTGGCAGTCTGCTGGTGACGTGACTCACACTCACAGCCCGGCCCTGCGTGGAAACTGAAAGTACGTGCACAGACGAGCAATACAGATCAATACTTATCAATAACTGTAAATACGTCTCACCTGTCTTCACTAAACTAACAATATTGCCCTGCATCGCCACACAGCGCCCACTATCCACTGCGGAAAAGCATCTTctcacaaaatacacacacggAGCTCATGTTTAAACCCAGCACTGTATATCTAACAGACAGCTGCTGAGAATTAGCATCGATGAAATAAACACGTTATCTACAAATGTGGCCAAAATACACTCGGTGTTGTTGCGTGGGGTGCAGGGGCACTGCCAACACTGCGGACCGGGGCTCACACCGGCGGCCACTATGTTGCAGCAGGATTGCATCAGACTGCTCTGCCTGCGGGACCATAGCAGCAACATGCGCACCACTTCCTGCCAAATAGTGCCCCGACTCCGAGCGCGGCTGGTGTGGAAGATTTTCATGGCCAGAGCAGCCATGTGTGtgcgacagacagacagacacacagacagacagctgtcAACATCCCCACTACCCCCTCGGAATAAGGGTGACGCAACCGCAGCGCATCAGGGGCCACACAGGTGCGGTCAGCGCTGCAGCAGCGGCggcgccgccgccgccgccatcatcatcatcatcatcatcatcatgttaAACACAGGCAGGCCGTTTCGAGGCGCGGTTACATGGATGTTTCACACGCACAGGAGAGACGGGTTCAGGATCTGTTTGACTCACATTTCCTCCACTCCGTGTCCGACTGCACCAGCTTATCCACCAACGTCACGTCTTTGAAGCGCTTCGCCTGCGTCTCCCGCACGATGGCCGGGTCGCCGCCCTTGTCGGTGCGAAACAGGTCCAGATCCAGCACCATGCTGCCCGCCGCGGTTGCTCTTGCCGGTTCCTGTGGGAGAGAAATGAGCGAGTGGACGGAGGGCTGGGGGTCCACGCCTGACAGCAG
Coding sequences within it:
- the sars1 gene encoding serine--tRNA ligase, cytoplasmic; translated protein: MVLDLDLFRTDKGGDPAIVRETQAKRFKDVTLVDKLVQSDTEWRKCRFRADNLNKMKNLCSKTIGEKMKKKEPVGDDDSLPAEVQSLEGLTAEVLAALSVTQIKRVRVLVDEAIAEGDAERLCLEGQRFEFLREIGNLLHPSVPISNDEDNDNKVERTWGDCSVQKKYSHVDLVVMVDGYEGEKGAVVAGSRGYFLKGALVFLEQALINYALQMLHGKGYTPLYTPFFMRKEVMQEVAQLSQFDEELYKVIGKGSERAEDATVDEKYLIATSEQPIAAFLRDEWLRPEDLPLRYAGLSTCFRQEVGSHGRDTRGIFRVHQFEKIEQFVYASPHDNKSWEMMDEMIGTAEEFYQSLGIPYRIVNIVSGSLNHAASKKLDLEAWFPGSGAFRELVSCSNCTDYQARRLRIRYGQTKKMMDKAEFVHMLNATMCATTRVICAILENYQTEEGVVIPEKLRCFMPPGLTEMIRFVKPAPIDQELSKKQKKQQDGGKKKQQGLVDPGLQNQVENMSVNDS